The genomic interval CCTAAGCACATCGAGGTCGCCGCAGAGGCAGCAGCCGTCAGCCACCACCCACCGCgaccgaggaagaagagaggagatcaggaggaggggaagaggaagtaGGGATGGGTTTCGTGATGGAGTTCGCGGAGAACCTGATCCTGCGGATGATGGAGGACCCGGGGAAGCGAGACGCGGCGCAGCGGGAGCACGTGTACCGGATGAAGGAGCGGTGCGAGCGCACCAAGGCGGCGTGGAGCCTCCCGCTCCGCCCCTACGGCTTCTGGACCTTCGACCGCTTCAACTCCCAGCTCTCCTGGGATCCCCAGATCAGCCAcgcccccggccgccgcgaccCCTACGACGACGTCCTCCACCGCCACTCCAACccacccccctcctcctcctgatccCCCGATTCGATCCGGAATAGGTAACTTGCCCCTCGATTTGCTTCTTGGATTTCTAGGTTTAGTTGTTCGTTGCTCGATTCCCCTCTTGGGGAGGTCCAATTAAGCGATTAGGGCTCGTTTAGAGGGTTTAAAATGTCTTAGCTGTTCGTTGCTCGATTCCCCTTTTTGGGGAACTCCAAAGTTAAGCTTGCTTGTCGAACATTCAATGTTCATTGCATTCGGATAGTTTGTATATGTTCCATTAGGTTAGGCTTGGTCACCTGTGAGTTGCTAAGCTTGAGGTGTTCACTGAACTAATTTCCAATCTGACATCACCAACAGCCACTCAAAATTCAATCcctaaatcattttttttttagatctcTAAAAAGGATTTAAGGTATGAGTATAGCTGTATCTCCAAGAGATTCCAAAAATTTAAtccccaaaacaaaaaaagtgGGCCACATCGACAACTACCAACAGAATCGTCATTCCTCTCCTCCACTCACGCTCGCACACATTGCATCTTCCTCCTGGCTCCTTTCAGGACATTCAGTGATCAATCTCTTTGACATCATTACTGACAGTTGAAGCATTGAACAATGTTTCTATTGGCCTCAGCTACCATCTGagtatttgtcccaaaatgataTTTCACTTGATTATTACCACGATCTCCTGTATTTTACATGGAAAAAATATTGGTTCTGCAATCATCAACAGTGGGGGTGTCAgcccagaaaaaaaatcagctttTTTAGTGTGAATGGTGTTAATTAACAACATGAAGTTTTCAGCAGCAAACAACAAGATATTTCAGCAGCTGCAACAGTACTTTTCAGTACTAGCAAGCAGCAGTTTTTAGCGGCAAAGAACAACAGTTTTCATCATCCAGCAAACAACAAATTTCCAGTACCAGCACCAAGCAGTTCTCAGCAACAGCAAGCTCAAAATTTGAGCAGCAGCAACGATCAGTTTTCAGCTATCAGCAATAGCAAGCTAACGAACAGCCATGTTCCATCATTGAATTGCAACAAAAAAGCACTGACCAACAGCACTTAATCATCCAAGGTCGAAAATATATTGTGGAGAATGGAGGAAACAATTATCTTATTAAGGAGaagaataaatatttgaatgccTAGAGCAAGTTTGAGCAATACTCCATATAGTTTGGGATCATTGACCTGCACCGCTGAACGAGTCGATGGTAAATTGTTTTGACGGACGAACTCCTCTTCATCTGGGCATCACCGCCCAGAGACCAATGAAATCGACTCCGACCGAGGTGCACGATGATTCGATGAAGGCCAGCGACTGGGCACCTCCGGCTGTCGCCGGCTGGTCGCATGGGGCCTTTGTCTCCTGCACATTACCAGAGGGCGCCGGGTGGCCGGGAGCCTGAGACAGTGCAGCGCCAGTCTGACACGAGGGACAGGCTGTGTTGCGGGACGCGGTAGGGTCGAGGGATGATTGGAGATGAATCGGGGCGACGGCCGAATCAATTCGGTGGTGGTTCTGGTGGGAGCGCCGACGAAGGTCTGCCCAATTGGGGTGGAGATGGGTCCGGCGCCGCCACTGAGAAAAAATGTCGACGCTGTGAAAGCTTGGGGGAGCCATGGCTGCTTTCCAGACATCTGCGGGGAAGATGAGGCTGCTGGCGTGATGGATTGACTCACAGGCGGACGAACGCACAAAGAAAAATCTGGTAGGAAAATTTTTACCCAGCACGCGCAAAGTGCATGCGATCGAAGGATTGGGCGCCGAGTCTCTTCCCTACAAGTCGAGAACGAAATATACGGGTTTGGAAACGCCAAGCTTTTAGGGGTGATTTAGGTATACTGTTGGAGCGATTTTTTCCTGCAAAACTCCTCAAAACTGGTATTGGGAAGAGTATTGGGAAACTGTTGGCCATGCTCTAATACATGGTTGATTGAATAGATTCGGGAGATGTCGCCGGAATGTATCGAGTCAAGGACAGGGAAATAATGCTTGTTTGGAACCTGTAGGTTCGTTCAACTATTATCCTGGGAGTAGGTTGTTGACTCATACAGTGCAGATGGATGTCACAGCTCTAGGTTTTCTTTAAAACATGAAGTTGAGTGAGGAAGAAGGTGTGTTAAATACTTAATGGTTTCTTAACTTTGTTTTGGTGTCACATTAAGGAAACAatatttttgaatttgaatctaGCAACTTGTTAGCTCTTCCAAATTCATAGATGATGCATGACGTGTTGGTAACTATGCCTGTATTCCCAAGCGGTGAGACTAAGACTTTAAAATTTTCtaactacatatatatttaaCAGACTCGGATTTTAAAATTGAGCCTAAAGTAGTTATTATGTTTTCAGTTGacatatccaaaaaaaaaatcaaatgctGGAACATATACTCATATAATTGCTGCATATGCTAGAACTGCCAACTTTAGTAATATTTTGTTTATGTTTATTCCTACGATGCTTTTACATAACTTTACCCACCAAATTGTTGGTATCTTCAATAGTATCTTGTTGATGTTTGGATGGAAGCCTTTTTTTTCCAACACTATCAAAATTTCTCTCCTAACTAGTATAAATTTTACCCTGACAAAGTTTCTCGCACTATCAAAGTTTTGTTAGGCTAGTGTGCTTATAGTTTCGCATTATCCtagttttttatgattagttGGTTGCTGCTATTAACTTATAGACTCCTGTATGTCTTTGATAGTTTGATTTACCTAATTTTAGAGACAGAATATGTCCATTGGGATTCCTAGTTATGAAAATGTTCGATGGGCCTCTATGGTCTGGATGATAAGAAACAATTATAGTTTGGGCGCTGGAGTCAGTGTCATACTCTTTTCATGTGTTTACCTCTCATGAATTGTTCAGCTCCCCTAATTTGAAATAATGGGATATTATATAGGTATATATTTTACAGCGTATCCATGTTAATGTTGAATGGGGAGTAAGTACCTTGACTGCCTTCAttgctcttttcttttattttgaactGTTGGATTATGATATATAAATAGATGCTAGTAAAGTCCATATTAATGCTTGACGGGAATCTGGGGAAGTGCACACTGAGTCTCTCAGACCCACCCTCAGTTCGAGTATGGTTGCTACATTATCAGAAGCTtgcaaacaaaagaaaaccaagttGTTAGCTTCAGGCTTATAGATTGCGAGCAAATTATTGCAATATTTTGATTTTCCAATCAACCTACGAAAATTATAGAGTTCTTTGGGTGTTCATTTTCCACTTGATCTAACACATTTGTTGAACATGGCAATAGCCTCATAAATGCAAGTAGTTTGTTCATGGAAAAATGCTATCAGCTCAGCTATTGAAGTTTGTCTTTAGACCCCTGTTGTGGTGTTTAGTATCTCTGTTTATGTTGCCTGATGATAGGATCTTGTAAATTTTATGGTTTTGCAGGTCACCCAGTCATGTGTTGTTACCTACAAAACCTGTAGTCCATTTGTGTTCTTCGTTTATCTTTTACTTGGAGCGTCAGATGATTTGATGgtttcttaattttcttttctgcaGATGCCGTTCGTGAGGAAGTGTGGTCGCAATAAGAAACCCGTTTCCATCCAAATGACGTCTTTGAAAATTTTATCCTTGAACTACCGTGCTTTGGTCATATGCTTTCTGTTTGGTTAAAAGCTCAGATCCAGAAGGTCTTAGAGAGGCCTTCTGTATTTCCGTTCTTGATTTTACTGTTCTGTATGGCTGTACCACAGAAGGTTTTAATAATCGCACTGAGGAATTGCTTGCGtcattaaaatttgaaaaccaTTCCAATTGTTGTGGTATACAAAGCTTGCTAGGGCATTTTCGGTGCAATATTATGATGTGTTCTTTAGCGTGGGTTGGGACGTGGTACGTGAAACGAGTGATGGATTAGCGCACTACTCTCTCCTTCACTtacaaattgatcatcatataacctcATGAATACGGATTTTATTGGAGTGCAATTCATGCATCACAGGAGGAGAATACGTGTGCTAAGGGTGTACTTGTGCATTATCTTAATCaatgcatgcattgtgggaaAATGTATGTATATTGTACAAACATTATATAGAACATTATAtaatgatcaatttggaatgaaaggagtattaattaagtattagcttgaaaattaaaaaatagataaatatgattttttttttaaaagcaacttttttatatgaaagcTTTGTTAAAATACATGCCGTTTGGAAAGCATGTGCGGGGAAATGAGGGAGTAAAAAttgaaaaggagaaaagaatacACCCTAGAGCCACCGTGTAGGGCATCTATTTGTCAGCGCGTAGTAGATTGAATGCTCTAAGGTCAAGCACAATGTTGGCTGTCGAGTTCACACCCTccacattgttttatttagtgCACCGGAGGGGAATAAGGCAGGCCGACCAAAAAATAAGTCACCCATAATAATCCCCATGACTATTGCGTGGCTCCTTCCCATGACTTCTCCTTCATTTTTTAAAGTGGTATATGAGTTTATTCGATGGGTGCGATCTAGTATAAAAATCTTGGAAAACTCGTGTTCCGATACACAAACTTGTATAGGTGCTTGCTAGGTGTTGGAACTAATTGTCtggataaaaaaaagttgtagataaATTTATGTTGTTTAGCACCAAGATGTGTTTACTACCCCCTCCATTTATAAATGACTAGTGAActtgcacgtgcaaggcacgttatcataatatatattattgccAACTCGCGATGTGAATCATTGGATGAGAGGATCTAACGGTTAGGAACGTGTGGGTGTACTAAATAGAAAACTggtgtttttttatattaatatagatTGATATAGATGTATGTAAAGTTTTTAACTCTCAATCCGCTTTTTTATCTCTTCGATAATTAACGGGAAATCCCGCCTAAGATGAAAGTAGCCATCAGTGACGCACCTTCTTGAAGTTGATCTCCGCCATCAAGAAGCTGAGGCACTTGCTCTTTAGCTCCGGGCAATGGTACCTCTCGGCGTAGGCGCGTAGCCTAGAGTCATCGCCACCGTCTCCACCGACACGCTCTCCCACAGCTTCTGTGCACACATCAGCTTCAACCTCTCCAATGCGTACCTGTTCGCCGCCACGAGCAAGCTCTCGAAAAAtccggtcgtcgtcgacgtcgagccGGCACCGCCTCGGTCGGCGACGGCAAGGCGTCCATGTACACGAAGTGTAGTAGAGCTTTGAACGTGGCCGGGTCAATGTTGTGCAGGGTGAC from Oryza glaberrima chromosome 3, OglaRS2, whole genome shotgun sequence carries:
- the LOC127767558 gene encoding uncharacterized protein LOC127767558 gives rise to the protein MGFVMEFAENLILRMMEDPGKRDAAQREHVYRMKERCERTKAAWSLPLRPYGFWTFDRFNSQLSWDPQISHAPGRRDPYDDVLHRHSNPPPSSS